The following are from one region of the Thiocapsa rosea genome:
- the fabA gene encoding 3-hydroxyacyl-[acyl-carrier-protein] dehydratase FabA — translation MTKEASFDRDALLACGHGDMFGPGNAQLPVPNMLMMDRVLRIADFGGANGKGEILAELDIKPELWFFQCHFPGDPVMPGCLGLDALWQLVGFYLAWIGNPGHGRALGVGEVKFTGQVLPTASKVTYHIDMKRVISRKLVLGIGDGVVQVDGRTIYTAKDLRVGLFTSTEGF, via the coding sequence ATGACTAAAGAAGCCTCCTTCGACCGCGACGCCCTCCTCGCCTGCGGCCACGGCGACATGTTCGGCCCGGGCAATGCCCAGCTGCCCGTGCCGAACATGCTGATGATGGATCGCGTGCTGCGCATCGCCGATTTCGGCGGCGCCAACGGCAAGGGCGAGATCCTGGCCGAGCTGGATATCAAGCCCGAGCTCTGGTTCTTTCAGTGCCATTTTCCCGGCGACCCGGTCATGCCCGGCTGTCTGGGTCTGGATGCACTCTGGCAGCTCGTCGGCTTCTATCTGGCGTGGATCGGCAACCCGGGGCACGGGCGTGCGCTCGGTGTGGGCGAGGTCAAATTCACCGGACAGGTGCTCCCGACCGCGAGCAAGGTCACCTATCACATCGACATGAAGCGGGTGATTTCGCGCAAACTGGTGCTCGGCATCGGCGACGGCGTGGTGCAGGTGGACGGGCGCACCATTTATACGGCAAAGGATCTGCGGGTGGGGCTCTTTACCTCGACCGAGGGCTTCTAA
- the ilvN gene encoding acetolactate synthase small subunit has protein sequence MRHIIAVLLENEAGALSRVAGLFSARGYNIESLTVAPTDDPTLSRMTLVTTGNDDVVEQIKKQLNKLIDTVKLLDLSEGPHIEREMMMIKVRAERQDREELKRLTEIFRAKIIDVTDTSYVIELTGASKKLDAFIDAVPEGLIVEVVRSGPTGISRGDKGLTI, from the coding sequence ATGAGACATATCATCGCCGTGCTGCTGGAGAACGAGGCGGGCGCCCTCTCGCGCGTTGCCGGGCTCTTCTCCGCCCGTGGCTACAACATCGAATCCCTCACCGTCGCCCCGACGGATGACCCGACCCTCTCGCGCATGACCCTGGTCACCACGGGCAACGACGACGTGGTCGAGCAGATCAAGAAGCAGTTGAATAAGCTGATCGACACCGTGAAGCTGCTCGACCTCTCCGAGGGCCCGCACATCGAGCGCGAGATGATGATGATCAAGGTGCGCGCCGAGCGTCAGGATCGCGAAGAGCTCAAGCGCCTGACCGAGATCTTCCGCGCCAAGATCATCGACGTGACCGACACCAGTTATGTCATCGAGCTGACCGGGGCATCCAAGAAGCTCGATGCCTTCATCGACGCGGTTCCGGAAGGGCTGATCGTCGAGGTGGTTCGTTCGGGTCCCACAGGCATCTCGCGCGGCGACAAGGGCCTCACCATTTAA
- a CDS encoding aminodeoxychorismate lyase, whose translation MSVRQGDPGDRGVVSMAERGMIVSGPVVFSFFRYSGLRVPDAFLRMGFQRFLMDRHMPAGRIRLMGCGSGDGFSVVPDLGAYCLMRVFADPDDEARLRRTPFYRAVADASTEQLHFSLTPVSGRGTWGGEALFDYRGRQQPDRPLVVLTRARVASTRARAFWRSVPEIRRQLRGTPGCPYHVGFGEHPLLTLATFSVWEDLSRMQAFAYRTTPHHRAGRASRQEDWLSESMFVRFAIERIEGDLARYPRLAALMES comes from the coding sequence GTGTCCGTCCGACAGGGCGACCCCGGCGATCGGGGTGTCGTTTCAATGGCCGAGCGAGGGATGATCGTGAGTGGTCCGGTTGTGTTCAGCTTCTTCCGCTATTCGGGGCTCCGTGTTCCCGATGCCTTCCTGCGGATGGGCTTTCAGCGGTTTCTGATGGATCGCCATATGCCGGCCGGCAGGATCCGCCTGATGGGCTGTGGCAGCGGCGACGGGTTTTCCGTGGTGCCGGATCTCGGTGCTTACTGCCTGATGCGGGTCTTCGCGGATCCCGACGACGAGGCGCGTCTGCGCCGGACCCCTTTCTACCGAGCCGTCGCCGATGCGAGCACCGAGCAGCTCCACTTTTCGCTGACTCCGGTGTCCGGGCGCGGAACCTGGGGCGGTGAGGCGCTCTTCGACTATCGAGGCCGCCAGCAGCCGGATCGGCCGCTCGTCGTGCTCACCCGTGCGCGGGTCGCTTCGACGCGGGCGCGCGCCTTCTGGCGCAGCGTCCCGGAGATCCGCCGTCAGCTCCGCGGCACGCCGGGCTGCCCCTATCACGTCGGATTCGGAGAGCACCCGCTCTTGACGCTCGCGACCTTCAGCGTCTGGGAGGATCTCTCCCGGATGCAGGCGTTCGCGTATCGGACCACGCCGCACCATCGGGCCGGCCGCGCGTCGCGCCAGGAGGACTGGCTCAGCGAGTCGATGTTTGTTCGTTTCGCGATCGAGCGCATCGAGGGCGATCTCGCGCGTTATCCCCGCCTCGCCGCACTCATGGAGTCTTGA
- a CDS encoding acetolactate synthase 3 large subunit, with the protein MALSEAQLDGAEPARPERSGVELSGAEIVIQALADEGVEFVFGYPGGAVLHIYDALFRQESVKHILVRHEQGASHAADGYARATGKCGVCLVTSGPGATNAVTGIATAYMDSIPMVILTGQVPTPVIGSDAFQEVDTVGITRPCVKHNFLVKDVRDLALTIRKAFFIATSGRPGPVVVDIPKDVTDPNIKIPYDYPRDVKMRSYNPVLKGHPGQIRKAVDLILQAKRPVFYTGGGVVLGEASAQLTDFVRTTGFPVTSTLMGLGAYPMTDPQFIGMLGMHGTYEANMAMHETDVLIAIGARFDDRVTGKIEHFCPHAKIIHVDVDPSSISKNVKVHVPIVGQVANVLSDMLKLYRELAPSSDEQPVSDWWSKIAEWRAVDCMRYDRNSTAIKPQFAVETLYKVTDGDLYLTSDVGQHQMFAAQFYPFDKPRRWINSGGLGTMGFGLPAAIGVQLAFPDAQVACISGEASILMCIQELATCLQYGLPVKVILLNNGYMGMVRQWQEFFYESRYSNSYVDALPDFVKLAESFGHVGMRVDQPADLEAAMTEAFAMKNRLVFMDVIVDPTENVYPMIAAGKGHHEMHLAPSLSDRELA; encoded by the coding sequence GTGGCACTGTCTGAAGCGCAACTCGATGGGGCCGAGCCGGCGCGGCCGGAGCGGAGTGGTGTCGAGCTGAGCGGGGCCGAGATCGTTATTCAGGCGCTCGCCGACGAGGGGGTCGAGTTCGTCTTCGGCTATCCCGGCGGCGCGGTGCTGCATATCTACGACGCCCTGTTTCGGCAGGAGTCCGTCAAACATATCCTGGTGCGTCACGAGCAAGGCGCCTCGCACGCCGCGGACGGCTACGCGCGCGCGACAGGGAAGTGCGGCGTCTGTCTGGTGACGTCCGGGCCCGGTGCGACCAACGCGGTCACCGGTATCGCGACGGCTTACATGGATTCCATCCCGATGGTGATCCTGACCGGCCAGGTGCCCACACCGGTGATCGGCAGCGATGCCTTCCAGGAAGTCGACACCGTCGGCATCACCCGGCCCTGCGTGAAGCATAACTTCCTGGTCAAGGACGTGCGCGATCTGGCGTTGACCATCCGCAAGGCATTCTTTATCGCGACGAGCGGTCGGCCGGGCCCCGTGGTCGTCGATATCCCGAAGGACGTGACGGATCCGAACATCAAGATCCCCTACGACTATCCGCGCGACGTGAAGATGCGCTCCTACAACCCGGTGTTGAAAGGGCATCCGGGGCAGATCCGCAAGGCTGTGGATCTGATCCTCCAAGCCAAGCGGCCGGTCTTCTATACCGGCGGTGGTGTGGTGCTCGGCGAGGCATCGGCGCAGTTGACGGATTTCGTCCGCACGACCGGTTTTCCCGTCACCAGCACCCTGATGGGGCTCGGCGCCTACCCCATGACCGATCCGCAGTTCATCGGCATGCTCGGGATGCACGGCACCTACGAGGCCAACATGGCGATGCACGAGACCGATGTCTTGATCGCCATCGGTGCGCGTTTCGACGATCGGGTCACCGGCAAGATCGAGCATTTCTGCCCGCATGCGAAGATCATCCATGTCGATGTGGATCCCTCCTCGATCTCCAAGAACGTGAAGGTCCATGTACCGATCGTGGGGCAGGTGGCCAACGTGCTCTCCGACATGCTCAAGCTCTATCGCGAGCTGGCTCCGAGTTCCGACGAGCAGCCGGTTTCCGATTGGTGGTCCAAGATCGCGGAGTGGCGTGCGGTGGACTGCATGCGCTACGACCGCAACAGCACGGCCATCAAGCCGCAGTTCGCGGTGGAAACACTCTACAAGGTGACCGACGGCGACCTCTATCTGACCTCGGACGTGGGTCAGCACCAGATGTTCGCCGCCCAGTTCTATCCCTTCGACAAGCCTCGGCGCTGGATCAACTCGGGTGGTCTCGGAACCATGGGCTTCGGGCTCCCGGCGGCGATCGGGGTGCAATTGGCGTTTCCGGATGCGCAGGTCGCCTGTATCTCAGGCGAGGCGAGCATCCTCATGTGTATCCAGGAGCTGGCCACCTGCCTTCAGTACGGGCTGCCCGTAAAGGTCATCCTGCTCAACAACGGCTACATGGGCATGGTGCGGCAGTGGCAGGAGTTCTTCTACGAGAGCCGCTACTCGAACTCCTATGTCGACGCACTGCCGGACTTCGTGAAGCTCGCCGAGAGCTTCGGGCATGTCGGAATGCGCGTCGACCAGCCGGCCGATCTCGAGGCCGCGATGACCGAGGCGTTCGCGATGAAGAACCGCCTCGTGTTTATGGATGTCATCGTGGATCCAACCGAGAACGTTTATCCGATGATCGCGGCCGGCAAGGGCCACCACGAGATGCACTTGGCGCCAAGCCTCTCGGACCGCGAGCTGGCTTAA
- a CDS encoding AAA family ATPase — protein MRFPYGLSDFGKLIREGYFYQDRTDRIPLLEASGDQLLFIRPRRFGKSLLLSMLECYYDLGRAEQFDALFGSLAIGRAPTPLHNRYFVMRWDFSLVKPQGEVRDIEAALHQHLNDCIREFAIRYQDQLPRPIEIQTDNALSSWRSALTAVSQTPHKLYLLIDEYDNFANEVLMAKREHYEALLYGEGLLKTVFKAVKAGAGGQGLDRVFITGVSPVVLSDMTSGYNVAKNIYLEPEFNDLCGFTEPEIAAVLTLLASDGADWSHAEALDTMRTFYNGYRFSEDAEARIYNPTLSLYFLEHLDKRGRYPRRMLDENLAMDRAKLVYIARLPHGEALLIEALSNAEGVTIPQLARRFGVADMLLAVKDQPFMASLLYYFGIMTLAGEGVLGKLRLAIPNLVARALYVERLQELWLPTYDDRETIQRRSETVYLQADLEPICDFIEQRYFKILSNRDYRWSNELLLKIAFLTLLFNDRLYMMVSELETERGYVDLALIVRPDMRRVRALDLLLELKHLGLKDLGLSGEQVRAGSRETLAALPAVAAKLDEAEAQARRYGAALRERYGLTDLRAFAVVGIGHERLVWRAVDVALVVTSPGQAESGSTAL, from the coding sequence ATGCGATTCCCCTATGGATTGAGCGACTTCGGCAAACTGATCCGCGAAGGCTACTTCTACCAGGACCGCACCGACCGCATCCCGCTGCTGGAAGCCTCGGGCGATCAACTGCTCTTCATCCGCCCGCGACGCTTCGGCAAGAGCCTGCTGCTGTCGATGCTGGAATGCTACTACGATCTCGGCCGGGCCGAGCAGTTCGACGCCTTGTTCGGATCGCTCGCCATCGGTCGCGCCCCCACGCCGTTACACAACCGCTATTTCGTCATGCGGTGGGATTTCTCGCTGGTCAAGCCACAGGGCGAGGTCCGAGATATCGAGGCGGCGCTGCACCAGCATCTCAACGACTGCATCCGCGAGTTTGCGATCCGCTATCAAGACCAGCTGCCGCGGCCAATCGAGATTCAGACCGACAACGCCCTGTCATCATGGCGTTCGGCCCTGACGGCGGTCTCGCAAACCCCGCACAAGCTCTATCTGCTCATCGACGAATACGACAACTTCGCCAACGAGGTCCTGATGGCGAAGCGCGAACACTACGAGGCGCTGCTCTACGGCGAAGGTCTATTGAAGACCGTCTTCAAGGCAGTCAAGGCCGGCGCCGGGGGCCAGGGGCTCGATCGGGTCTTCATCACGGGCGTCTCGCCGGTCGTTCTGAGCGACATGACCAGCGGCTACAACGTCGCGAAAAACATCTATCTGGAACCCGAGTTCAACGACCTCTGCGGCTTCACCGAACCGGAGATCGCCGCCGTGCTGACCCTTCTGGCAAGCGACGGCGCCGACTGGTCGCACGCCGAGGCGCTTGACACCATGCGCACCTTCTACAACGGCTATCGGTTCAGCGAAGACGCCGAGGCCCGGATCTACAACCCGACCCTGAGCCTCTACTTCTTGGAGCATCTCGACAAACGCGGACGCTATCCGCGCCGGATGCTCGACGAGAATCTGGCGATGGACCGTGCGAAGCTCGTCTATATCGCGCGCCTGCCGCATGGCGAGGCCCTCTTGATCGAGGCCCTGAGCAACGCCGAGGGCGTGACCATCCCGCAACTGGCGCGGCGTTTCGGAGTGGCCGACATGCTCCTTGCAGTGAAGGATCAGCCCTTCATGGCCTCGCTGCTCTACTATTTCGGCATCATGACGTTGGCCGGCGAGGGCGTGCTCGGGAAACTGCGACTGGCGATCCCCAATCTGGTCGCTCGCGCGCTCTATGTCGAGCGCCTCCAGGAGCTGTGGCTCCCCACCTACGACGACCGCGAGACCATCCAACGCCGGTCCGAGACGGTCTATCTTCAGGCAGACCTCGAGCCGATCTGCGACTTCATCGAGCAGCGCTACTTCAAGATCCTCTCCAACCGCGACTACCGCTGGAGCAACGAGCTGCTGCTGAAGATCGCCTTCCTCACCCTCCTGTTCAACGACCGGCTTTACATGATGGTTTCGGAGCTGGAGACCGAGCGCGGGTATGTCGATCTCGCCTTGATCGTGCGCCCCGACATGCGCCGCGTCCGGGCGCTGGATCTGCTGCTGGAGCTCAAACACCTCGGACTTAAGGACTTGGGACTCAGCGGCGAGCAGGTGCGCGCCGGTTCCCGCGAGACCCTTGCCGCCCTGCCCGCGGTCGCCGCCAAGCTCGACGAGGCCGAGGCGCAAGCACGACGCTATGGTGCCGCCTTGCGCGAGCGCTATGGCTTGACGGACCTGCGCGCCTTCGCCGTGGTCGGCATCGGCCATGAGCGCCTCGTTTGGCGGGCGGTCGACGTCGCGCTGGTTGTGACGAGCCCCGGTCAAGCTGAATCCGGTTCAACTGCTCTTTAA
- a CDS encoding PilZ domain-containing protein — protein MTKRPEDSSPSGKASVANRRTQRRISVRIPIQVFLPNQSEPITAMNQDISWGGAQFVVAVPLASLSGTLRLTFPWRGHETVSIDAEVVRAQRLGSGHHQVAVRFASLSPRSQARLEKLLTMLDPAEDSTVRDSDPLVRELEVVIEDAAAMREMLEQIAAGRLSITVFETYEAGQSIRLSIRGADGLPGLRLRARVREVERVKMDGFTQSELFGLELGFEHPTPAIKTFVDLLIEQLPPVSKHPESSVEGAPDWLRAMHLARPTEDLALDDHGDASVLESRFPDALRSLIWVWGDPEAFDLAFQDLTLGSHVEPGGWPADAWEELGFLQDAHDCAYGLPATRTSRLRPTRCR, from the coding sequence ATGACAAAACGACCAGAGGATTCCAGTCCAAGCGGTAAGGCGTCGGTTGCGAACCGGCGGACCCAGCGCCGCATTTCAGTGCGCATACCCATCCAGGTTTTCTTACCGAACCAAAGCGAGCCGATCACCGCGATGAACCAGGACATTTCCTGGGGCGGCGCTCAGTTCGTCGTCGCCGTGCCGCTCGCCTCCTTATCCGGTACGCTGCGCTTGACGTTTCCCTGGCGAGGACACGAAACGGTTTCGATTGACGCGGAGGTCGTGCGGGCGCAGCGGCTGGGGTCCGGCCATCATCAGGTCGCTGTGCGGTTCGCGAGCCTCTCGCCGCGCAGCCAAGCCCGGTTGGAAAAGCTTCTGACGATGCTCGATCCGGCGGAGGACTCGACTGTCCGAGACTCGGACCCGCTGGTGCGCGAGCTAGAGGTCGTGATCGAGGATGCCGCAGCGATGCGCGAGATGCTCGAGCAGATCGCGGCCGGGCGTTTGAGCATCACCGTCTTCGAGACTTACGAGGCTGGCCAGAGCATTCGTCTTTCCATTCGCGGGGCGGATGGTCTACCCGGACTTCGGTTGCGGGCGCGTGTGCGCGAGGTCGAGCGCGTCAAGATGGATGGGTTCACCCAATCGGAGCTGTTCGGTCTCGAGCTCGGATTCGAGCATCCGACACCGGCGATCAAGACATTCGTCGACCTCTTGATCGAGCAGCTTCCGCCGGTGTCGAAACACCCCGAGTCCAGTGTCGAGGGTGCCCCGGATTGGCTGCGTGCGATGCATCTCGCACGGCCGACGGAAGACCTCGCGCTCGATGATCACGGCGACGCTTCGGTCTTGGAGTCGCGCTTTCCCGATGCCTTGAGAAGTCTGATCTGGGTGTGGGGAGACCCGGAGGCGTTCGACCTCGCGTTCCAGGACCTGACGCTGGGCAGTCATGTTGAGCCGGGCGGCTGGCCGGCGGATGCATGGGAGGAGCTGGGTTTTCTCCAGGACGCTCATGACTGCGCCTACGGTCTGCCTGCAACCAGAACGAGCCGGTTGCGCCCGACGCGTTGCCGTTGA
- a CDS encoding P-II family nitrogen regulator encodes MNALTVTAMKKLEIIVEGEQQGFVVDLLDRAGVGGYTILHNLSGKGTHGVHKGHLMFNDDSVLIMIVTAVSDDLVGPILEGLTPFFNKHMGVVFTSDIQVSRMVKMHTD; translated from the coding sequence ATGAACGCACTCACGGTCACTGCGATGAAGAAGCTGGAGATCATCGTGGAGGGCGAGCAACAGGGTTTCGTCGTCGATCTACTGGATCGCGCAGGCGTCGGCGGCTACACGATCCTTCACAACCTATCCGGAAAAGGCACCCACGGCGTCCACAAGGGACATCTGATGTTCAATGACGACTCGGTCCTCATCATGATCGTGACCGCCGTTTCCGATGACCTTGTCGGCCCGATCCTGGAGGGATTGACACCCTTCTTCAACAAACACATGGGCGTCGTCTTCACCTCCGACATCCAGGTCAGCCGAATGGTGAAGATGCATACCGATTGA
- the ilvC gene encoding ketol-acid reductoisomerase has protein sequence MNVYYDKDADLSLIQGKQVAIIGYGSQGHAHANNLKESGVSVVVGLRPGSASAAKAANAGLEVRSIEEAVKGADVVMILAPDEHQAALYREQVAPNIKQGAALAFAHGFNVHFGQITPREDLDVIMIAPKGPGHLVRSTYTQGGGVPSLIAVHQDATGQARDIALAYASANGGGRAGIIETNFREECETDLFGEQVVLCGGLTSLIKAGFETLVEAGYAPEMAYFECLHEVKLIVDLIYEGGIANMRYSISNTAEYGDLTRGPRIITDETKAEMKRILGEIQNGQFAKEFILENQAGAASMKAMRRLGEEHQIEEVGERLRDMMPWIREKKLVDKSRN, from the coding sequence ATCAATGTGTATTACGACAAAGACGCCGACCTCTCTCTCATCCAGGGCAAACAGGTCGCGATCATCGGTTACGGCTCGCAGGGTCATGCCCATGCCAACAACCTGAAGGAGTCCGGCGTGTCGGTCGTCGTCGGTCTGCGTCCCGGCTCGGCTTCCGCAGCCAAGGCGGCCAACGCCGGTCTCGAGGTCCGCTCGATCGAAGAGGCCGTGAAGGGTGCGGACGTGGTCATGATCCTCGCTCCCGACGAGCACCAGGCCGCGCTCTATCGCGAGCAGGTCGCGCCCAACATCAAGCAGGGTGCAGCGCTTGCCTTCGCCCACGGCTTCAACGTGCACTTCGGCCAGATCACACCCCGCGAAGACCTCGACGTCATCATGATCGCGCCCAAGGGTCCGGGCCATCTGGTGCGCTCGACCTACACCCAGGGCGGCGGCGTACCCAGCCTGATCGCGGTTCATCAGGATGCAACCGGTCAGGCCCGCGACATTGCGCTCGCTTACGCCTCGGCCAATGGCGGCGGGCGTGCAGGCATTATCGAGACCAACTTCCGCGAGGAGTGCGAGACCGATCTGTTCGGCGAGCAAGTCGTGCTCTGCGGCGGGTTGACCTCGCTGATCAAGGCGGGTTTCGAGACCCTGGTCGAGGCCGGTTATGCGCCCGAGATGGCCTACTTCGAGTGTCTGCACGAGGTCAAGCTGATCGTGGATCTCATCTACGAAGGCGGCATCGCCAATATGCGCTACTCGATCTCCAACACGGCCGAGTACGGTGACCTGACGCGCGGTCCGCGCATCATCACCGACGAGACCAAGGCCGAGATGAAGCGCATCCTCGGCGAGATCCAGAACGGCCAGTTCGCCAAGGAATTCATCCTCGAGAACCAGGCGGGCGCGGCGTCGATGAAGGCCATGCGTCGACTCGGCGAAGAGCATCAGATCGAAGAGGTCGGCGAGCGTCTGCGCGACATGATGCCCTGGATCCGCGAGAAGAAGCTGGTCGACAAGTCCCGCAACTGA
- a CDS encoding proline--tRNA ligase yields the protein MRTSQFPIQTLKETPSDAEIASHRLMLRAGMIRKLAAGLYTWLPMGLRVLRKVEGIVRDEMDRAGALEVSMPAVQPAELWQESGRWDQYGPELLRLRDRHQRDFCFGPTHEEIITDLARNELKSYKQLPINFYQIQTKFRDEIRPRFGVMRAREFLMKDAYSFHLDDASLEDTYRQMHAAYSRIFTRCGLDFRPVQADTGSIGGNASHEFHVLADSGEDAIAFSDSSDYAANVELAEALALADAAPAPQETARLVDTPNARTIADLVEQFAQPIERTVKTLVVAASAESESALIALLVRGDHELNAIKAEKLPGVAAPLRMATEAEIREAIGAGPGSLGPKDLPIPCIVDRTVAVTGDFSAGANQEGKHWFGLNWGRDLPMPEVADLRNVIDGDPSPDGSGHLKIARGIEVGHIFQLGRKYSQAMKANVLGEDGRATTLTMGCYGIGVSRVVAAAIEQHHDERGISWPAPIAPFQVALLPMKLGKSYRVREATDQLYEDLKLAGVDVLLDDRDARPGVMFADMELIGIPHRIVVGDKSLDDGQVEYKGRNDSETQLIPIEEIVGWLSARLRAD from the coding sequence ATGCGCACCTCTCAGTTTCCGATCCAGACCCTCAAAGAGACCCCGTCCGACGCGGAGATCGCCAGTCACCGGTTGATGCTGCGCGCCGGCATGATCCGTAAGCTGGCTGCCGGGCTCTACACCTGGCTGCCGATGGGGCTGCGCGTCCTGCGCAAGGTCGAGGGCATCGTCCGTGATGAAATGGACCGCGCCGGTGCCCTCGAGGTTTCCATGCCGGCAGTGCAGCCCGCCGAGTTGTGGCAAGAGTCCGGCCGTTGGGACCAATACGGCCCGGAGCTGCTGCGTCTGCGTGACCGCCATCAGCGCGACTTCTGCTTCGGCCCGACACACGAGGAGATCATCACCGATCTCGCCCGCAACGAGCTGAAGAGCTACAAGCAGCTGCCGATCAACTTCTACCAGATCCAGACGAAATTCCGCGACGAGATCCGCCCGCGCTTCGGCGTGATGCGTGCGCGCGAGTTCCTGATGAAGGATGCCTACTCCTTCCATCTCGACGACGCCTCGCTCGAAGACACCTACCGGCAGATGCACGCGGCCTACAGCCGCATCTTCACTCGGTGCGGGCTCGATTTCCGCCCGGTGCAAGCCGACACCGGCAGCATCGGCGGCAACGCCTCGCACGAGTTCCATGTGCTGGCGGACTCGGGCGAGGACGCCATCGCCTTCTCCGACAGCAGCGACTATGCCGCCAACGTCGAACTCGCCGAGGCCCTCGCCTTGGCCGATGCTGCCCCGGCACCGCAGGAGACCGCGCGCCTGGTCGACACGCCGAACGCACGCACCATCGCGGATCTGGTCGAGCAGTTTGCTCAGCCGATCGAGCGCACGGTCAAGACCCTGGTGGTTGCCGCCTCCGCCGAGAGCGAGTCCGCCCTGATCGCCCTGCTGGTGCGCGGCGATCACGAGCTCAACGCCATCAAGGCCGAAAAGCTGCCCGGGGTCGCCGCGCCGCTGCGCATGGCAACGGAGGCCGAGATCCGCGAGGCGATCGGTGCCGGTCCCGGATCGCTCGGACCGAAGGATCTTCCGATTCCCTGCATCGTGGATCGCACCGTCGCGGTGACCGGAGATTTCAGCGCCGGCGCCAATCAAGAGGGCAAGCATTGGTTCGGTCTGAACTGGGGCCGGGATCTGCCGATGCCCGAGGTCGCGGATCTGCGCAACGTGATCGACGGCGACCCGAGCCCGGATGGCTCGGGTCATCTGAAGATCGCGCGCGGGATCGAGGTCGGACATATCTTCCAGCTCGGGCGTAAATACAGCCAAGCCATGAAGGCCAACGTGCTCGGCGAAGACGGCCGTGCGACGACCCTCACCATGGGTTGTTACGGTATCGGGGTCTCGCGTGTCGTCGCCGCGGCGATCGAGCAGCATCACGACGAGCGCGGCATCTCCTGGCCGGCGCCGATCGCGCCATTCCAGGTCGCACTTCTGCCGATGAAGCTCGGCAAATCCTACCGCGTGCGCGAGGCGACGGATCAGCTCTACGAGGATCTCAAGCTGGCCGGGGTCGACGTCCTGCTCGACGATCGCGACGCCCGCCCCGGCGTCATGTTTGCCGACATGGAGTTGATCGGCATCCCGCATCGCATCGTCGTCGGCGACAAGTCGCTCGACGACGGGCAGGTCGAGTACAAGGGCCGCAACGACAGCGAGACGCAGCTCATCCCGATCGAGGAGATCGTCGGCTGGCTGTCGGCGCGGCTTCGGGCGGACTGA